The following nucleotide sequence is from Mytilus trossulus isolate FHL-02 chromosome 9, PNRI_Mtr1.1.1.hap1, whole genome shotgun sequence.
AACATGACAGAGAGTCAAAGGTCAGCAGACATATGCCAGACGGAAAGTTAAGAACGTATTGCATCtgtataaatgatataaaaagttCCTTGCTGTTTTACTCTAATGATATGAAAACAACAGCACAAAAATGTTTACATCTGCAGATTTGTTCTTCCCACGCTTGTATTAATTTTGAACTCATGCTATTTTAAGTATCCTGTTTTTATCATATCAAAACTTGGCAGAAAGTTGGTTTATGTGAAGTAAACTTGGATAGAAAATTATCCACTTCGTTCACGTGTTCAAATGATTTGACgtgataaataaataacaatgttaAACCTTCTATTTCACTAAACTGAATGCCATAAGTCGATTAGTGATATATATGCATAAATTGATTAGCGGTATATTTGCAGAAGACAAATGGCAATAATATGCCGTTTGCAAACCATTGTGGATAACACAAAACGGCTAAAACGTATATCAgctataaacaaataaaatagatgCTTTGTAAGATTATGCATCTCCAGCTGATGTTTTCTCTCCTGCTACACAATGAATAAGTCTCTTCTTAATCCTcctatatatgtttgtttaataGTCTTCATTTaaccgtgacctcattttcatggtcaaTAAGATGAGTACTAGTTACACCAtttgctgtaaaaaaaaataaacacttttgTTTGGTTGCCTTAAGTGATTTCGAAGAAGGCTATTATTAACTAAAAACACCACTGAACAATgctgaaaacttttaaaaaaatcaaaatagaagACTCCCAGTTTTTAGTCTAAAGATTGTAGATCTACTCCGTTTCCTATTGTTTGCAGGACTGTTTCTGgtcttttcaaaatatatagactttcattgtcttcaaatttgttgttttaaaaatggttTAAGCACTTATGCAGTTAACACATCATGTCCAAGTTAAATTGTGTAATGCCAGATACAACTGTTACACATTTCTAGTTAGGGACCAACTGAGGCCCAGCTCTGGGAGATGTATTTTCTGGCATGcaatgaagacccattggtggccttttgCTATTATCTGctttttggtcaggttgttgtctctttgtcatgtccattctcaattttatgtaatgaATTTGATGAGTAATACTGTAACAGATCAGAAAGAAAACAATCACAGGGTATGAACTTCTCATATGAATCCTGATGTAACCTTTCAAGAAGTTCAGATTTAACCTTTCCCAAAAAAGTGTAACAAAAATTTTATTACAAGGGCAATGCGATAGAAGCATGTATAGACAAACAGGCAAAAACCCTTGCATGCAATATACAAAgcacaaaacatattttgtaaataaataaccaataaatttattaaacatCCACATAAAACATATGTATACCCAGACAAAGTACAAAACCACCATTACATTCATACAACTACTGCATATAGCACATTTTTGTGTGATTTCAATTTCCTATTTAccaaaagatatgaaatattGTAGGATATTTCTGTTACTTCAGTAAGATAAATTATTAACAAAGGTTTCTTCAAAATTTGGTTTCAACTAGTCAACAatcataattttctattttatggTAGCGTAACTTTTTGCAAAAGGTTAGAAAACGTAATTTTAATACCAACAAGATATGTTTAGACATTATTTGGTcccaaaattttaaagtacagGCAAATGATTTGCGCTCTCAAAACTGATAATTTAGTCTCGACACAATCAGCCactattaaatatttgatataaaatggtcattttaaacataaacagtCAGCCAAGGCCTtacatcaaaataaaagttaccCTTATAAAAATCTTTGTACAAATTTTCTCATTATAGCAAAACATCTTTAAGGTGATATCTTGACTATTTTCCATATTGATTACAATATATATCAAACAGTTTATTTTGGCagttttgaaacaaattttaaagCAAGTTTATATGCAATTATAGCACTAATGTTAGACACAAATCcaaaaataaatacagatatgacaaatttcaaaatgtaattatagattatcgctGGTCATCTCAATGAGATTGATTCTGCATACAATTATTACTTCATAAGTGATGGTTTGATTACACAAAATAAGTGCTAGGGCTTTACTGTTTTATAACCacaatgacataaaaatgaCAGAATTCTTGCTTAGTTTCATATAACTCAATCTGACATGGTTGAAGACAACAAAATACTAGTAATcaacatattttgatatacattatGAAATTTACAGCAATTATCGCACATTGATTATCAACAATATCATGAGGTACAAGACAAATACACAGCATATAAGTACATATCACAAATAACTATAATCCAACCCTTAACACATGACTCTCATAGAACTTCAATTCAGAAGTACAGttcattatttcataaatgttgCATTCTTTTAACTAAGgctgtttttgtatatttgacAGTACTTTATTTAGTTCATTTTACCCATAAATACCAATTTAAGTACATTACGTCTTTGGTAAATCTTTGTCTCAAAAAacatatgttaatttttttactacaaacaATTATGTTATTTTCAGCATTTGTGATACAATAATAGTACTATGCACATTTACCTATTCAAAAACTGATTGAAGgattaataaataacaaactatttacataaaaaaatggcaATACATGAACCTATGTTTATGAGGGTTATCTTGTTTTCATATATGTATGGAAAATCAAATTGGAAAAACATTCAAGTTTAATTAATTGTCtggtaaaataatattaatagaGTTAATAAACAActtcaattattcaaaattaggTTTTTGTTCGATGAGTCTTAATCATGTATTCAATTCAAAAACTGTTAATTATTCAAATCTGACCAGAAGTGTTCGAGTACATGCaaacagaaatgaaaagttcCTCAAATCTGGGAATATTTTCAATCATTCCATATCAATTTATATGGAAAATCTCTAAATATTAGTTGAACCAATGTAATAGTATATATAATGATCCTTCACAATACTAAAGGGTTGCACAGTTAAAACCTGAAGTACTTTTGCCTTTAAATATACACAACACAGATCTATAACCAAAAATAATTACTCCTCCAAAGTCAATAAAACTCTTAGATAActatgttcttttcattttttaatcaaaagaaaCTTTCCAATTCTTAACCAAGAAGCAttattaatgtttatattaCACAGTTTGATTGCTTGTAGggtaaatttgtaaatattcacAACAATTATATGTTAACATGTATAATCCTGCATTGCGTAGTGAAGTAGATTTTAACCTTCAACTTTTATAAAACTACCATCACAGAGAGTTTGAAGTAATTTTTCATTCACATAAAAGATTTTGTCAAAGTGTCATATGTGTTGTTAGTATTCAATGATAATGTCAGATTTCTCAGATAGTGCATAATAAAACTATATACTGATGACTAGCTTAATTTCTGAATATCTTATTATTTTGAGCATTATTCATTTATGGTTTTGTATTGAATAAACATGAACTAAAAATTAGTAAGAAATCTACCCTACTACTAAAGTTTACAAAACAGACACCATATAATTTTTAAAGCAAAGCAACAAAACttgtatttaattaaaatcttaGAAAAGGAGAATTTCATTTgtctgatatacatgtatatacaagtaTAAATAATCCTTCCTTTTCCAATTTTGTTCTCAAActcttttttattcaatcatgTTCTTTATAGTTATGTTATTCATATCTGAttttgagagagaaaaacaaattaaatttataatgtttgtagttcctttgatattttaaattatttcttaaattgtcaagttcttgaaaaaaaaaaattgaaaaaaaatttggaaaagatatattataaaacaattgacaAAAGAATGATTCAGAGTTGGAGGGTAAAACTTAACTCATATAAAAAGACAGAATTCAAAGTATCCACTTTTTACAGTAAATTTAcagattaacatgattaatataaAGTAATTAAGAATTCTTACAAGTATTGTAACCTGTaataacattaaacaaaatagaTCAAAAACATGCAACAAATTTCAGATAACATAAcatgaaataacaaatatgtttaacacaGATAATATTTCAAACTAACAGGTTactaacaaaaattttaaaacattgcaCATGATATCAAAGGAAACAATGGGACAAGTTATTCATTTAATTATTATGAGTATAACTTCTGAATAAttgtttactgtaaattcaaaaaatagTGCCAGGCTTTTACCAATAAGGAAACCCCTCCCCTGCTTGAGCAAGTATAACAACTGTAAGAACTCTAAATTTTATATCTGATAATCAATTATGTAAATGTATGCATAATTTCCTTAAATCATAATAACTAATCTTGcatttttgtcaatagttaaaaaaaatccaaattaaaTGTATGCAATAATTACGGAATTTACAGTAACACTCTATAAAATAAGCTTTAAATTACAATGCTGTTAAGGTCATAGAGAAAAGATGtcattatatatttgaatacaatacaactcattaaacatttaaacacaaattaataaactttcacccacatttaaaacaatacaaaaataccaACTGCCCcttaaaatacacaaataaacaaacattcaaCCTACTCTGTTTGATTCTACTATAGAGGAAGTCCCTAAAATCAGGcaaatataagtacatttttCAACTGAGACTTTGATAGCTAATACAAGAAAAAAGActcatatttaaataataatctcTTTAAAGGTTCTATTTGTTTATTCCAAAAACTTCTATCTGGCAGTGAATCTATATCAAACTATCTGTATGgccttaaaggggcactagctatgagatatataaaaaacctaaaatatgtaaaatataattttttttggttcaatcatgaatgaaagtgaaaaagtgaaatatatattttttttctaaacaagtcaaaaaaacattgatgatgaattattcacttgcaagtgaataattcaaccTCATTGAATCTGTATTTGTAACTCTCATTAGGGTCAATATTTTTGTTggttacaaaataaacattgtatatGATATCATAATGGAAAAGCTGATATAGAgaaatcattttttcttttgtgtttGCCTGATTGTATGACTTAAATATTGCAACATAacttggttaaaaaaaaaacttctgcaccaatagaataaataaaaaaaaaaatgctattcaGATCTTTGATATTATTCTGGGCCAAAGGTCATCTGACCTGGACCACCAGACTTCATATATCTTCTGTAACTTTTATAACGTCCACTTTCTGCTAATTTTGCCTTTTGTTCTGCTTCTTTGTTCTCCTTCCAAACCTGTAATATTAACATATAGTTTTGGTATCATAAAAACGAATCATAGATCatgatgcaaatattttttttacatggatttttttttaaataaatgaatcccATTAGTAGGTTCTGACCaaagtttacaaattttatatcagCTGGTATGCAGAAATGGTTTAAACCAGATCATCATATACCAGTAAAATTACACTTTTCCTCACTCTATCTACAAATGTTGAGATCATCAAAATATATGACATAGCagtataatttacaaatttgttttatcaaatatgcACACATTCTTCACAGATCTTCAGGgttgtttaaatataatttttcctGAACAAcacatttatcaatattatgTACAAACATGTGGTGTGGGAGGCTCACTCCTGTTGTAAGAAAGCAGTGGCCATGGTGGCAGCCTTGACTACTGGTATCAAAACAAGTCACACTTTAAAAagataattgattttaaaatcagTCTTTGGAATAAAACATAGCTGTGAGTAACTTTTATGAGTCgaaattcaaaagtttaataacttaatatttatgtacaaatatcTCACTTTATATTAATAGCTATACAGTGAgacacaacaaaataatttggaCAATGGGAGTCACaataaattcttttatttttcatgaactAAACAATTCTTAACATATTATTGAAAACCAGgatatttaaaagaattctTTGTATTATACTgcggattcatttattttcgtgggcaccaattttcgtggatagaggaaaacttacatgttcgtggatatttgatttcgtggttttgccgaagtctgcatacaagccatcagaaaatttgtcattcgttgaacatttaatttcgtggttcaactgttcccacgaaatccacgaaaattggtatcgaaaaataataatgaatccacagtagtccAAAATTTCACTGAAGATAACTGAAACATTTGATTCACAAAAAGacatggaattttttttttgacttattttaaaGGACACGTTGGACCCTACCTCTGAAAttagattaaaattttgaataaaacttgtacttacagtaaaattatcttttttccaTAACTCTTTCCGTAAAAATTCTTCTCGCTCATGCTCTTCTAAAGcctgaaatcaataaaaattagatatttcaatttaataacGATTTGAAAAATCATTCGTTATATTAATCAGTACCGGTATGATCTGCtgaaaaatcttgaaaatcaGTTGAGTGAGTGAAAATATTCCAGAACATTTAAACTTCAATTCATATTACTTTAGAAAATGGCTTCCACAAACCCATATATCAACTTTTAAATTTAGATTCTTTAATGcatttgtataaaattatttaaaaatgtcatcCTATGTAAAAGTACAATGCCTCTTTTCACAAGAAACATTTCTAGTATACTTACATCAAATTGAGCAGTTgctaatttcataaattttctaATTAAATGTAATTTCTCTTCTTCACCATATTCATTCCTACAAATGGTAAATTTCCAAATCCATCTGCACCACCATGTTATATATAGTACTAAGTAATACGGTAAAAATACAATCTGTACCCATAATATATCATATACTGTTGGCTTGCCATAACCTCCACTGAAATAGatataacatgatatataaagttcataacattttataatgagaaacaaacatttttgtttatttccatttttaatgaaattcaaATGATTTCCTATAAGTTGAGTTTTCTGTgtgtattgctgtgtgtttatTTATACCACATTGGATAGAGATagaggggagggttgagatctcacaaaacataaTTGATCCTAACACATTTTTGCTCCTTTCTTAAGTGAGGAACACTCAGCCTTAATtaatctttaatatttaaaattctgGTTCATTAGTATGTCTCTGGGTTAAGTTTAGCATCCATATTGTTGaactaatatatattattgtttagGGGTTAGCTAAATCCTACCTCTGGGTGTATGATTTTCTCACTCAGTTGAACAACAGTTGGTGGTTTATGttctttatgttttatagtTCTATGCTCTTAAGAAACATTCCTTGTTTCCATTCTATATTCTATTTGTCTAATAAAATACACTAATCACGTTCCAGAAGTAAACCACTCTCAAATCAAATGTATTATTAACCTTCAAAATGTTTATGCATGTATCTTCAAGTGTgtgttttttaaagaaagataacttaATCAAAGACAACTTATCAAGGTTCAAAGTATTTTACATATAAACTTACTGTATATGAATTTTATCTTCTATTACACTTCTTATGACAGCTTCTTCTTCAGATTTAATTTCTTcctatgaaaaaatatatcaaatgtcaTGTATCATAAAGAATTCCCTGTCACTTAAAGATTCAGACATATAGTATCATAAATGACCAGACTTTTAGGTTTTGCCTGCAGATATTTATCAgatttaagggggctcgcgggtctaaatcattttttttattgaatataggaaatcgctatatttttctataaaaagaactttatcttatacttgatagaaaaatgaaataaaaaaatggggtcaccgttcatttacgctcacaatctgcctttgaaagaagcatacatttttgttaatgtcctttttttctgttgaactaataggtgaaatagcggtaatatcgaaataaaaaaaagaactaaattacagaaatcgcttaaattttacaattatttaatttatgtacagcttattcgaaaacaacaataaaaaatataggtcaccgatgagttaaaaaagatatttcaattttaatgccaaaaaaatggcatttttgcaccaaagggagataatttggagctttttcaatggtATCTACATTTCAAAAGTCACATGGGGCCAACACAagttgattttttggaatgatttttgcaccatatgataaagtaacaactacttaaggtaataattaaaatttgtaatgaaaaataaatgtttattttttttatgaaaatcttatacccgcgagcctccttaaggtATATAATTCTATATAATGATGACTTGTGAGCCTTCACAccattatttaaagaaaatgaacaGCTTTGACTGACCAAGATTGTGTTTTCTTGAGGCTCACTAACAATTTGTTGAAACACCATCTTCCTATAAAAACTATTTACCAGCCTTCCCTTGATTTGATAGGCTTGACTGTATAAAATAATGGCAAGTATCTTGATCGAGACTTTAATGTCTGTTTAATTTTTACACTTATTGGTCCTTCatgatatacaatatttaaattacctttgatcttttatcttttttcctGTTATTCTTTCCTCCTGTTAGGAGCCCCTCTGATTGAGCAATGTCCATTGCCCTATGTCTGTATTTTGCTTCCTTACAAGCATAGTCCAGGGCACTGTTGTAATTATTCCAAGCTCCCCAGTACTGGAAagatatcattaaaattcaaatggtatattttatatttcaaagcaAGTGAAATGTTTATAAGCACAAAAATGAAAGATCACTAATTGCTTtgagaaaattttcattttttaggtCCTTGGTGTCATGCTCAAGAATGGTActttaggctgttagttttctcgtttgaattaatattgttttacatgtcaTTTCTAGGCCTTTCGTAGCTGATTTTGTGGTATGGACTACGTTCATTGTAAAGTAACCTAAAGTtgctaatttctgtgttatttggtctcttgtgaagagtggtctcattggcaatcataccaaatcttctttttcaatttaatgcaaaacattttaattgaagGTTATCACCAAAATGGAAGGACTTACCAAAAGTTTGGATTTTGAATTCTTGATTTCTTACCTGTACAAGTgatataattgtaattgttaCACCAATAACTATCCTAGGGTCTACTTTTGGAGCATATCTTCTCTTGTAATAATTATAGTAATTTGCAAAGAACTCATCTAAAAAAgtaatatatgaaattttaaatgtttgtaataaaacagaaaaaaattgacattaatTCAACAATTCTTGAATGTCagtatatttttacatatagcTTAGGccaaaaatctatatatatgtcCATTTACAGTTACCCCACCTACCCTATTTTTGAGCGCCAACCCTAAGTCATTTTATTTCCGTTgtaagtgaaaaataaactgaactcGTGCCAAAAGTGAAGTTAGTGTTGCCAATAATATAAATCCATTGCCTGATACATCTTAACTTCACTATCGTGAATATGAAAgctgttttaaggaaatttgcgACTTGTGTAATGAAAAATAGACACTTTGCCAccattcccccccccccctgactGATAAAAAAGGGGAATAATCCAATCTTTAAAAAACCGGTAGACTCTGTCCATTATCAACTCAGACCTCAATAAAATGCAACCGCATGACTCAAAATCATgacacaaaaaatgaaatgaaaaaataaaataaaataaaatggaaatacCAACCTACCGACCCTATTTATTTTAAGAATGTAACCTTAAACAGATgcctccgggtgctggaatttctcataacattgaagacctgttggtgaccttctgctgttgtttttctatggtcgggttgttgtctctttgatacattccccatttccattccataattttatatattttttttggcctaaCTGGACATTATGTTTGGTAAACAGATAAATGCATAGCTA
It contains:
- the LOC134685273 gene encoding dnaJ homolog subfamily C member 25 homolog, which gives rise to MASRFAFLLILAVIQIDVSLSFMAGLYCGLDNCYEILGVTRDATKTEITKGYRKLARKWHPDMHKTEKEAATEKFREIGNAYEILKDEEQRTDYDYMLDHPDEFFANYYNYYKRRYAPKVDPRIVIGVTITIISLVQYWGAWNNYNSALDYACKEAKYRHRAMDIAQSEGLLTGGKNNRKKDKRSKEEIKSEEEAVIRSVIEDKIHIHGGYGKPTVYDILWVQIVFLPYYLVLYITWWCRWIWKFTICRNEYGEEEKLHLIRKFMKLATAQFDALEEHEREEFLRKELWKKDNFTVWKENKEAEQKAKLAESGRYKSYRRYMKSGGPGQMTFGPE